In Limibacillus sp., the DNA window ATGATGTCCTTCTTGCGGTCGGTGATCTCCAGATAGCCGTCCTCGTCGAACCGGCCGATATCGCCGGTGTGCAGCCAGCCGTCCTGGATCGCCGCGGCGGTGGCCTCTTCATCGTTCCAGTAGCCCTGCATCACCAGTTCGCCGCGCACCAGGATCTCGCCGTCCCCGGCGATCTTGACCTCGACCCCCTTCAGCGGCAGGCCGACCGTGTGGATCTTGACCTTGCCCGGCGGGTTGGCGGAGATGACCGGCGAAGCCTCGGTCTGCCCATAGCCCTGGAGCAGGCGCAGGCCGAGCGCGGTGAAGAAGACCCCGATATCGGGGTTGAGCGCGGCCCCGCCCGAGACGAAAGCCTTCAGACGCCCGCCGAAGCGTTCGCGCACCTTCGCGCGCACCAGCCGCTCGCAGAGGATGTCGAGGAGCTTCTCCTTGAGCGTCAGGGAGCCCGGATCCTTGTAGCGCTTGGTGCCGATCTCCACCGCCAGATTGAACAGCTTCTCCTTGAAGCCGCCCTGCTTTTCCACGCCCCGGCGGATGCGCTGGTGCATGGCCTCATAGAGTCTCGGCACCGCCGTCATGATGGTGGGCCGGACCTCCGCCAAGTTGGTCAGGAGGCTCTCCACGCCCTCTGCGTAGTAGATCTGCGCGCCGATGGTGATGGGGAAGTACTGGCCCGCCGTGTGCTCGTAGGAATGGGACAGCGGCAGGAAGGAAAGGAAGACCTCCTCCCCGAGCCCGAAGGACTTCAAGAGGTCGTAGGCGCCCATGCAGTTGCACAGAAGGTTGCCGTGCGAGAGCATCACCGCCTTGGGCGTGCCGCCGGTGCCCGATGTGTAGATGAAGCAGCAGACGTCGTCGCGCTTGGCCTTGGGAACCAGGTCGAGAGCATCCTTGCCGCTCTGACGGCCCTTCTCCATCACCTCGTCCCAGAGATGGACCTCCAGCGGACCCGACTGCGCGAACTTGGTGTCCTCCATGGAGATTGCCCATTCGCACTTCGGCGCGTCGAGCGCCGCCGGGAAGAGGTTGCGGGACAGGGCCTTGGTGGAAACGATGGCGCCCACCGAGCCTGAATGGTTCAACACGTGCTTGTGGTCGCGCACCCGGTTGGTGGTGTAGGCGGGCACCGTGATCGCCCCGGCCGTGACGATCGCAATGTCGGCGATCAGCCATTCGGGCTGGTTGTCGGATACCAGGGTCACGCGGTCGCCCGGCTTCACGCCGAGTTCGCGCAGACCCAGCGACAAGGCCTTTACCCGCTCGGCGACCTCGTTCCAGGACATCGGCTGGTAGACCTTGTCGACCTTGCGCCAGAGAAAGGGGCTGTCGCCGAGCTCCTCGACCTTCTCGTAGAAGGCCTGGGTGACACTCTGGTATTCACTGTATTCCATTTATGCGTTTCCCCCGCAGATGCTCAGACGTCCGACCGGTAGCGCCCCCGCTGGCCCGAGTCTGTCTTTTCTGACCGCCCCCGTCCATCATGGCATAGGTGTTTTCAGCCTGAGGGCCGCTAAAACGCGGCTTGGATAAGAGCTTTTTCGGGACTATATGCTTGCCTAACAGCAGATGAGGAGTCCATGACCCGAGTTTTTACGCCCGACGACGCCGCGAAATCNNNNNNNNNNNNNNNNNNNNNNNNNNNNNNNNNNATGATCTCTATCCGGGCCGCGATTCCGATCTGCTCAAGAGCGATCTCGCCAAGGCGGAAACCGACGCCAAGGCCTTGCGCGCGGATTACGACGGCCGTCTGGCCGGGCTGACCGGCGCGCAGCTGGCCGAAGCCATCGGCCGCTTTGAAGAGGTTGAGGAGTTGCTCGGGCGTCTGATGAGCTACGCCCAGCTGCTCTACAACACCGACCTTTCGAATGCGGAGACCGGGCGCTTCTACCAATTCGTTCAGGAGAAGGTGACGAAGGTCTCCAGCCAGCTGATCTTCTTCACGCTGGAGATCAACGAGATTCCCGAGGCCGACCTCAAAAAGAAATTGGAGGACAAGGATCTGGCGCGCTACGCGCCCTGGCTGCGCGACCGCCGCGCCTTCCGCCCCTATCAGCTTTCCGAGGATCTCGAGCGGCTGCTGCACGAGAAGGACGTATCGGGCCGGGCCGCCTGGACCCGCCTTTTCGACGAGACCATGGCCGCGCTGCGCTTCCCGCTCGACGGCAAGATGGTCACCGAATCCCAGATCCTGAACAAACTGAGCGACAAGGACGAGGCCACCCGCAAGAAGGCCGCGAAGTCGCTTTCCTCCGTGCTGCGCGAAAACCTGCGCCTCTTCGCGCAGGTCACCAACACGCTGGCCAAGGACAAGTCCATCGAAGACGGATGGCGCGGGCATGAACGCCCGGTCTCTTCGCGCAACCTCGCCAACATGGTGGAGGACGAGGTGGTGGACGCGCTGGCCGGGGCGGTGACGGACGCCTTTCCGCGCCTCTCGCACCGCTACTTCCGCCTGAAGGCCAAGTGGTTCGGTAAGGAAAAGCTCGACTACTGGGACCGCAACGCGCCACTGCCCCAGGACATCGACCGCAAGATCCCCTGGAGCGAGGCGGAGAGCCGGGTGCTGGAGGCCTACCGCAGCTTCTCCCCCGATCTGGCGGAGATCGGCAAGCGTTTCTTCGCCGAGCGCTGGATCGACGCCGGGGTGAAACCGGGCAAGTCGTCAGGCGCCTTTTCTCACCCCACGGTCCCCTCGGCCCATCCCTACATCCTGATGAACTATCAGGGGCGCGTGCGCGATGTCATGACCCTGGCCCACGAGTTGGGCCACGGCGTGCATCAGGTGCTGTCCGCGCGGCAGGGTTACCTGATGGCGGACACGCCCCTGACCCTGGCGGAGACGGCGTCGGTCTTTGGGGAGATGCTGACCTTCCAGTCCTTGCTGCGCGAAGAGAAGGATCCGGAGCGCCGCAAGGTGATGCTGGCGGGCAAGGTCGAGGACATGCTGAACACCGTGGTGCGCCAGATCGCCTTCCACAATTTCGAGACCCGGCTCCACGCAGAGCGGCGCGAGGGCGAACTGCTCCCTGAGCAGATCTGCGACCTCTGGATGGAGACCCAGAATGAATCCTTTGGCGAGGCGATCCGCCTGGACGAGGATTACCGGGTCTTCTGGTGCTATATCCCGCACTTCATCCACGTGCCCTTCTATGTCTACGCCTATGCCTTCGGCGACTGTCTGGTGAACTCGCTCTATGCGGTTTACGAGGAGGCCGAAGAGGGCTTCGCGGAGAAGTACCTGGAGATGCTGAAGGCGGGCGGCAGCAAGCGTCACAAGGAACTGCTGGCGCCTTTCGGACTCGATGCGTCGGATCCCGCATTCTGGAACAAGGGCCTCGGGGTCATCGAGGGCATGATCGACGAGCTGGAGCGCCTGGACGCGGAGAGCGCCTAGCGCGCTGCGATCTTCGCGGGACGCCCTACGATCTTCGCGGGACGCCCTGCGACCTTCGCGGAACGCAAGGCACCCTTGCGCCCGCCCTGCTGGCAATGACCGGCGCGCGGCTTTAATCTGACCGCCGGCATGGCACGAGAACCTTCCCCCCTATCGGCGCGCTTCGATGCGCTGACCGGGCCCGTCCAGGGCGCGCTGATGATGACGCTGGGCTGCCTCGGCTTCTCGGCCATGAACATCCTGATCCGCTACGCCTCGGCGGAGCTGGACCCCTTTCAGATCGCCTTCTTCCGCAACCTCTTCGCTTTGGTGCTGATGCTGCCTTGGCTGGCGGAGCATTGGCCGGAGGCCCTGTCGACCAAGCGCTTCAAGCTCCACTTCTGGCGCGCGGCGGTCGGGCTCACCGCCATGCTGCTCTGGTTCTATTCCGTTGCGGTGCTGCCGCTGTCGGAGGCGGTGGCCCTGAACTTCACCGTGCCGCTCTTCGCAACCGCCGGGGCCGCGCTGGTGCTGGGCGAGGTCGTGCGCGCCCGGCGCTGGACCGCGACCGTAATCGGCTTTCTGGGCGTCCTCATCATCATCCGGCCCGGCTTTTCCGAGGTAACCTGGATCATGGCGCTGCCGGTCGTGGCCGCCGCCTTCATGGCTGCTTCCGTGCTGCTGGTGAAGACGCTCTCGGCGACCGAGGCGCCGGTCACCATCGTGCTCTACATGAACCTGCTGCTGACGCCGCTGTCGCTGATCCCCGCGCTCTTCGTCTGGCAGTGGCCGTCGGTCGAAGTCTGGTTGGCGGTGATCGCCACCGGGTTCATCGCGACCGGCGCCCAGATCATGGTGACCCGCGCCTACAAGGTGGCGGACGCCTCGGTCGTGCTGCCCTTCGACTACACGCGCCTGCCCTTCATCGCGGTCATGGCCTGGCTGGTCTTCGGCCAGACGACGGACCTCTGGACCTGGATCGGCGCCGGCGTCATCGCCGCCTCCAGCATCTACATCGCGCATCGTGAATCCCGGATCGCGCGCGAGCGCGTGACGCAACGCGCGGCCTCCGCCGCGCCCCAAGGCCGCTGAGCCGCGGCGCCGATGGATTTCCCGCTCGACCATCGTCCCTTCACCTTGCCGGCCCGCCGGCGCTGGCGGCGCCTTTCGCCCAACGCGCAGGGCGCATGCTGGATGATCCTGGCCGGGACGGGCTTTACCTTGAACGGGCTTCTGGTGAAGACGCTCTCGGCGGGCGGGATGGATCCCTTCCAGACCTCCCTGGCGCGGGTCTTTTTCGCACTGGTGGCTCTGGCGCCCTTCATCTGGCGGGTTGGGCCGGCGGCCTTCAAGACCAACCACCCGGTGATCCACCTGCTGCGCGGCTTCGTTGGCGGCGCGGCCATGCTGTTCGGCTTCTATGGCTTGGCGCACCTTCCGCTCGCCACCGTGACGGCGCTGGGTTTCACCCAACCGCTCTTCACCATCATCCTGGCGGTGCTGATCCTGAGCGAGCCGGTGCGCTGGCGCCGCTGGGCGGCGACGGCGGTCGGTTTTCTGGGCGTCCTGGTGATGCTGCGGCCCGGTTCCGGGAGCTTCGAGCCGGTCTTGCTGGCGCCGCTCGCCATGGCCTTCTGCATCGCGGTCGCCGTGGTGCTGGTCAAGCGCCTTCCGGCCAGTGAGAGCCAGACGGCGATGCTGGTCTACTTCTGCGTCGCCTCCTTCCTGCTGGCCCTCGTCCCGGCGATCCTGCACTGGCGCGACCCGACGCCCCTGGAGTGGCTGCTGCTCGCGGGCGTGGGTGTCCTTGGCATGATTTCCCAGGCCTGCATCCTGCGCGCCTACCGCGCGGGGGAGGCGACCTTCGTGGCCCCCTTCGACTATTCCAAGCTGCTGCTGGCAACCATCGTGGGCTACCTTTTCTTCGCCGAGGTGCCCGATGTCTGGACCTGGGGCGGGGCGGCCATCATCATCGCCAGCACCTACTACATCGTCTGGCGGGAGCGGGTCCGGAAGACCGAACGCAGGCGCCCTGGCGTCCGCCCCTTGTAGTGGCGCGCGGTTCAACGGTTGGATAGGTCCTGACCATGTTCGAAGCCCTCCAGCAATGGCCGGTTCTTGTGACCGGATCGCTCGGCAGCCTCGCCGCGGGCCTCTGCACGGGACTGGGCGCCCTGCCGATACTTTTCGGCCTCGGCCACAAGGTGAAGGGCCAGGCGATGCTGCTCGCGGTGGCGGCGGGCATCATGCTGGGGGCCACGGTCTTCTCGCTGATCCTGCCGGCCATGGAGCGGGTCGAGATCGACCAGGGCGCCGTCACCGCCGCGCTGGTGGTGGGCGCCGGGGTCCTGATCGGCGCGCTGGTGATCTGGCAGATCCACAACCTCGTGCCGCACCAGCATTTCGAGAAGGGCAAGGAGGGCGCGCTCGGCTACTCGCTGGGCCGCAACTGGCTCTTCATCATCGCGATCACGCTGCACAACTTCCCAGAGGGACTTAGCGTCGGCGTCGGTTTCGGAACCGACGATGTCTCCAACGGCCTGTCGATCATGATCGGCATCGGCCTACAGAACATGCCGGAGGGTCTGGCGGTGGCCGCCGCCCTGGTCTCGGAGGGTTTCACGCGACGCTACGCCTTCCTGGTCGCGCTGCTGACCGGCCTGGTGGAGCCGGTCGGCGGCATCATCGGCGCAGCGGCGGTTAGTTTTGGAGATGCCGTGCTGCCCTGGGCGCTGGCGAGTTCGGCGGGCGCCATGCTCTACGTGATCTCCGGCGAGGTGATCCCCGAAACTCACCGGGAGGGGCGGGAAAGCCGGGCCACCCTGGCGCTGGTCGCGGGCTTCGTCGTGATGATGTTCCTGGACGTCACGCTGGGCTGAGCGCTCGCCTTTAGATCCCGAAGGCGAAGGCGGCGAGGGCTGCCAGCGAGGCGAGCGCACCCAGCGTCAGCGGCAGGCGAAGGCTCATGTACCATGCGGGTACGAGACCGGCCTCCGCGCCGCGCTTTTCCACGATATAGGTGATGAGGAAGCCGGCCATCAGCGTCAGCACCGCAACCTGGGGCACCATCAGCAGCGCCAGCCAGGCGATGAGGCAGGGCAGGACGGAAAGCCAGGCCCGCTGCGGGGTCATTCCCGTCTTCGCGCCTTGCGTTCCGTATCCGGCCAGCGCCAGTCCCCAGTGGGCCGCGCCCAGGAAGCTGAGGATCACGGCGGCGTAGGCGACGCCCGCCTGGGCCGCCTGGAAGCGTTCCGGGTCGGGCAGCAGATAGGCGCCGAGCGGAGCGGCGGCGAAGGGGATGAGACCGGCGAAGCCGATCTGGCGGGCGGGCAGGGGGACTTCGTTCAAAGACATGATGGGCGGCTCGTCTGTTCAGGTTGGCGTCTGAGGAGGAGATAGCGCCCGGGGAGCCGCGCGGCCAGAGCGGCGTTACCCCTCGATCACGTCATCGCCGCTGATACGCCGCAGGGTCTCGCGGGCCTTGGCGAAGTGTGTCGGGGTCACGTGTCCGCTGATGGTTTTCCAGGCGGCGTAGAAGACCGCGGCATCGTCGCCGAAGCCGAGCCCGGCGATGATGTCGGGCACCATGTCGGTGGGCAGGACGAAGTAGGCGAGCGCGCCCATGATGATGGCCTTCACCTGGAAGGGCGTCTTGGGGTCCACGGCGCAGTAATAGGAGGCCACGGCGTCCTCGATGAAGGGCACCCGGCCGATGAACTTCCGGACCTTGGGCCAGAAGCCCTGCTCGACCCGTTCGGCATCGCGCTCGTAGCGCTCCAGCTTTTTATCCTCTTCCTGATCGGTCATGGCCTAAAGCATATGGGACCGAGGGCGTCCGGCTTCTAGGGCCTGACAAAGTCACGGGGCTCTGATAGACAAACCTTCGAACCGTGGCCGGGTTCCGGCCCGCTCAATCCGGGGGACAGGAAAGGCATGCTGCAGGCAGGCGGCGCAAAGCTCCTCAAGGACTTCTGGTACCTTGCGCTGGCCGATTCCGGACGCAAGCTGAAGCCGGGCGCCATGACCGCCGCCAAGGTCATGGGCGAACCGCTGGTCTTCTGCCGCCGGGACGACGGCGAGGTCTTCGTCCTGCGGGATATCTGCCCGCACCGCGGCATCCCGCTTTCCTACGGACGCTTCGACGGACGCGAGGTGCAGTGCAGCTACCACGGCTGGCGCTTCGACGGGCAGGGGCAGTGCACGCTGATCCCCTCGCTGGTGGAGGAGCAGAAACTGGACCTGACGCGCGTCTGCACCAAGGCTTTCCAGGCCAAGGAGATCCAAGGCAACGTCTGGGTCCGCTTTTCCGATAGTCCCGAGGACGAGGGGCCGGGCGTCCCGCCGCCGCCGGAGCTGCCCGACGTCGGTGCGGGCGGGCCGGGTGTGCTGGTATCCCAGACCTTTCCCTGTTCCATGGATCACGCGGCCTTCGGCTTGATGGACCCGACCCACGCAGCCTTCGTCCATACCTCCTGGTGGTGGAAGCAGGGCGCCACGACGCTGCGCCGCAAGGAGAAGCACTTCGAGCCCGCGCCCTACGGCTGGCGCATGAAGCGTCACACGCTGCCCAGCGAGAACCGGGTCTACAAGCTGCTGGGCGAGGGCGTCACCACCGAGATCAGCTACAGCCTGCCGGGCCTGCGCATCGAGCATGTGCGTGGCTCGAAGCATGCCGTGGTGAACCTGACGGCGATCACGCCGGTCACCGAGACCGAGACGGTGGTCCACAACATGCTCTATTGGACCATGGACTGGCTGAAGCCCTTCAGCCCGGTCATCCGCAAGCTGGCG includes these proteins:
- a CDS encoding long-chain fatty acid--CoA ligase; protein product: MEYSEYQSVTQAFYEKVEELGDSPFLWRKVDKVYQPMSWNEVAERVKALSLGLRELGVKPGDRVTLVSDNQPEWLIADIAIVTAGAITVPAYTTNRVRDHKHVLNHSGSVGAIVSTKALSRNLFPAALDAPKCEWAISMEDTKFAQSGPLEVHLWDEVMEKGRQSGKDALDLVPKAKRDDVCCFIYTSGTGGTPKAVMLSHGNLLCNCMGAYDLLKSFGLGEEVFLSFLPLSHSYEHTAGQYFPITIGAQIYYAEGVESLLTNLAEVRPTIMTAVPRLYEAMHQRIRRGVEKQGGFKEKLFNLAVEIGTKRYKDPGSLTLKEKLLDILCERLVRAKVRERFGGRLKAFVSGGAALNPDIGVFFTALGLRLLQGYGQTEASPVISANPPGKVKIHTVGLPLKGVEVKIAGDGEILVRGELVMQGYWNDEEATAAAIQDGWLHTGDIGRFDEDGYLEITDRKKDIIVLSGGDNVSPARVEGFLTLQPEIAQAMVYGDKRPALVALLVPDPDWLAEWAKANGKPNDLSALADDPALAKSLSGVIDQVNKSLSMLEKVRRFTIADAPFSTENGMMTPTLKIKRHVIKERYGATLEALYNKK
- a CDS encoding M3 family oligoendopeptidase; this encodes DLYPGRDSDLLKSDLAKAETDAKALRADYDGRLAGLTGAQLAEAIGRFEEVEELLGRLMSYAQLLYNTDLSNAETGRFYQFVQEKVTKVSSQLIFFTLEINEIPEADLKKKLEDKDLARYAPWLRDRRAFRPYQLSEDLERLLHEKDVSGRAAWTRLFDETMAALRFPLDGKMVTESQILNKLSDKDEATRKKAAKSLSSVLRENLRLFAQVTNTLAKDKSIEDGWRGHERPVSSRNLANMVEDEVVDALAGAVTDAFPRLSHRYFRLKAKWFGKEKLDYWDRNAPLPQDIDRKIPWSEAESRVLEAYRSFSPDLAEIGKRFFAERWIDAGVKPGKSSGAFSHPTVPSAHPYILMNYQGRVRDVMTLAHELGHGVHQVLSARQGYLMADTPLTLAETASVFGEMLTFQSLLREEKDPERRKVMLAGKVEDMLNTVVRQIAFHNFETRLHAERREGELLPEQICDLWMETQNESFGEAIRLDEDYRVFWCYIPHFIHVPFYVYAYAFGDCLVNSLYAVYEEAEEGFAEKYLEMLKAGGSKRHKELLAPFGLDASDPAFWNKGLGVIEGMIDELERLDAESA
- a CDS encoding DMT family transporter; the protein is MAREPSPLSARFDALTGPVQGALMMTLGCLGFSAMNILIRYASAELDPFQIAFFRNLFALVLMLPWLAEHWPEALSTKRFKLHFWRAAVGLTAMLLWFYSVAVLPLSEAVALNFTVPLFATAGAALVLGEVVRARRWTATVIGFLGVLIIIRPGFSEVTWIMALPVVAAAFMAASVLLVKTLSATEAPVTIVLYMNLLLTPLSLIPALFVWQWPSVEVWLAVIATGFIATGAQIMVTRAYKVADASVVLPFDYTRLPFIAVMAWLVFGQTTDLWTWIGAGVIAASSIYIAHRESRIARERVTQRAASAAPQGR
- a CDS encoding DMT family transporter, whose amino-acid sequence is MDFPLDHRPFTLPARRRWRRLSPNAQGACWMILAGTGFTLNGLLVKTLSAGGMDPFQTSLARVFFALVALAPFIWRVGPAAFKTNHPVIHLLRGFVGGAAMLFGFYGLAHLPLATVTALGFTQPLFTIILAVLILSEPVRWRRWAATAVGFLGVLVMLRPGSGSFEPVLLAPLAMAFCIAVAVVLVKRLPASESQTAMLVYFCVASFLLALVPAILHWRDPTPLEWLLLAGVGVLGMISQACILRAYRAGEATFVAPFDYSKLLLATIVGYLFFAEVPDVWTWGGAAIIIASTYYIVWRERVRKTERRRPGVRPL
- a CDS encoding ZIP family metal transporter codes for the protein MFEALQQWPVLVTGSLGSLAAGLCTGLGALPILFGLGHKVKGQAMLLAVAAGIMLGATVFSLILPAMERVEIDQGAVTAALVVGAGVLIGALVIWQIHNLVPHQHFEKGKEGALGYSLGRNWLFIIAITLHNFPEGLSVGVGFGTDDVSNGLSIMIGIGLQNMPEGLAVAAALVSEGFTRRYAFLVALLTGLVEPVGGIIGAAAVSFGDAVLPWALASSAGAMLYVISGEVIPETHREGRESRATLALVAGFVVMMFLDVTLG
- a CDS encoding DUF3429 domain-containing protein; translation: MSLNEVPLPARQIGFAGLIPFAAAPLGAYLLPDPERFQAAQAGVAYAAVILSFLGAAHWGLALAGYGTQGAKTGMTPQRAWLSVLPCLIAWLALLMVPQVAVLTLMAGFLITYIVEKRGAEAGLVPAWYMSLRLPLTLGALASLAALAAFAFGI
- a CDS encoding YkvA family protein; amino-acid sequence: MTDQEEDKKLERYERDAERVEQGFWPKVRKFIGRVPFIEDAVASYYCAVDPKTPFQVKAIIMGALAYFVLPTDMVPDIIAGLGFGDDAAVFYAAWKTISGHVTPTHFAKARETLRRISGDDVIEG
- a CDS encoding aromatic ring-hydroxylating dioxygenase subunit alpha → MLQAGGAKLLKDFWYLALADSGRKLKPGAMTAAKVMGEPLVFCRRDDGEVFVLRDICPHRGIPLSYGRFDGREVQCSYHGWRFDGQGQCTLIPSLVEEQKLDLTRVCTKAFQAKEIQGNVWVRFSDSPEDEGPGVPPPPELPDVGAGGPGVLVSQTFPCSMDHAAFGLMDPTHAAFVHTSWWWKQGATTLRRKEKHFEPAPYGWRMKRHTLPSENRVYKLLGEGVTTEISYSLPGLRIEHVRGSKHAVVNLTAITPVTETETVVHNMLYWTMDWLKPFSPVIRKLADIFLTQDRVVVVRQQEGLAYDPALILVDDADKQAKWFNRVKKEWMRAREEGRAFENPVKEETLRWRS